The genomic interval TGTTCCTCTTCAAGTTTTCGAAGTCGAAATTCCATGTCGGTATACATCGATTCGCCAATTTCACTCATTTCGCTACTGACACTAGCGGCACCTGTAACGCTGCTGACGCTCCGTTTACTTGCATTCCGATCTCTATATGTTCCAGATGGCGTTGGAGTCTGTGTTTCTGGTTTGCAACAACACGCCAGCCACGGCAGACGATTCTGTATAGCTGTTCGAAATTTAGGGTGGCTCAATGCATACACAAGAGGATTGTGCATAGCAGATGCTTTTGCGAACAATACTGGTATTTCTGCCCAAAATGGAGTCACAAATGATGCATCTCCGAACATGCCTATCAGCGCCACTGTTGCATATGGCAACCAGGAGAGAAGGTACAAAATTAAAATTGACATGGCAATCTTCGCTACTTTGATTTCCATATTTTTCTTATCTTGATTTGTACGCATTTCTGCATTTAGCTTCTTTGCAGTTTTCTTCATTTCGATTTCATGCAGTTTTACTGCCCGGATTATCATTGCATAACAGACAAAAATAATTCCAAGCGGCACTGCGAAGCCGAAAATGTACAGGAAAAATATGAATGATCGGTTGTTGTCGGTCCTTGTTAGGTAATCGAACGTGCATGACGTTCCAAAACCTTCCGTTATATATCGACCCCAGCCAAAGATCGGTGGAGTTGCACTAACAAATGACCATATCCATACAACCACAATCATTAGAAATGCTCGTTTCCGTGTCATGAATTTAGCCACATGAAGGGGTCGGGCTATGGCCTGGTACCGATCAAATGCAATTGCTACCATTGTATTGATAGACATCAGGCCAAATATTCCACCAATCAATCCGTAGAATTCGCATGCTGAAAGTAAATCAATGATATAATATTAGGGTATGACGGTATAAGGTCGGCAAAATCAGACTGCGTTAATGttaattttatctaaatgagctaaatttataaaatacctgtcaaaattctaaatttgtaaagtacatgaacaaattttgtaaactCTTATCATTTGTTTCAGCTTCGTTTTCCGATGGAAAGGAAAGTAATATTAATTCAGCgttgataaaattaataaattgtaCAGTAAGCGGATGTTCATATATATGCGATGATACTTATAAATTAACTTCTAACCAGCGTTTCCAAAAATCCACTTCTTGTTGAAGGCAGAAATGCTGAACAGTGGAAAGCCATTCACAATAGAGAATGTAAGATCACTGATAGCGAGGTTGACTATGAACATGTTTGATGATGTCCGTAACGACTTCTCCCTGCATTCagcaaaacagtttttaaaataaagcaaagaGAGGGGAACATGAATGAAtattcttgcatgccggacaggattttcccgtgcttttccggtgctagaaaaactcatcttacaccaaaggatgtaagatgactcacgtgctgtaatttatgaatgaatgcgtaattgaacgctactataacaaaatagcgccttaaagaaaaaccttcgtttttctCTATATCTTCTACAAGTTGAaaaataaggcatgcaagaaaaagaataaatcaCTGGCAGCGGTTAAAGATGGTAttatccggcacgagggtaactgtttaggcggtaactcggcaggagcctcgttacggcctaaacagttaccctcgtgccggatattcccatctttacccacAACTAGTGaaagattgttataaaatataacacACTGGTACGTACAATAAATTTGAATTcaatactgaaaatatactgTTGACCATTCACACTGTTCTTTATTATATAATCAATATGATACCCTTCTCCTAGATGTACAGtgacttttaaaattgttcaaaaactgCATGACGTCTATAGACGGAGTTTTGCAATTGACATTTGAATTTGCTATGAAAGTATTGTAAAGAATCAGCTGTATACAATGAAATAGAATGTAATACAGAGTAATAAGGATTTTAAAGAGAACATGAGTGACTAAAACAAATATACCTTGTAAACATCCAAATAACGAGTGAGTTTCCAAAGATTCCAGTAAATCCAACGATTGTGATGCAAACACCTATCAGGTAGTGCCATTCGTCTGAAACAAGAGGGAAATTTCGCCAGTGTGGATGCCTAAAAACCGTATAGGTGTCGAATAAGTGAGTTGTCGTCTCTACAATATTTGTGGTCAACGCCGTCGCAGTGGCCGTCACAGCACTTGTAACACTTCCAGACGATGCGGCGCTTGTAGACCACGTAGTGTCAGCATCACTCGTGGCCGCACTCAATGTAGAGATTACATCAAAAGCCTGAAAGTTGTATAGAAATGAATTTAAGACAAATAGATACCCAGAACTGAACAGTAGAAAAGTGATGTTAAACGAATGTGCTAAAAGATAAATATGTTGACAAATTGTAttagtttaattttcatgtacattttgttTAGAGTATTATACTTTTCCTATATTTCAAGACTTAGGGCACGTCATGCtttagaaaaagttttaaaaaaatagacACACTTCTTGTTAATAACTGAATTGAGCCAGAATGTTCCAAATACTTGTGTTCAATTTAGAAGTATTTTACATACATACTGTTGTTTCAAATGAATCgttcatattgttttatttcaaacggTATCCAACAACAGCATCCTGCAAGAAACCGAAAATcacttttatcttttgtttaaaacaacatttatatttcatatacatatttataagtgttttatatacattaaatattacAGGAGAGTTTCGCAGAAGTCATTTTAAAGCCACTTCCTTTTTCATTGTTACCTGTCACCATTCTGCTTCATTTCTAAgcaatatttataatgaaaatacaaagatctgcattttgcaaataaaagccataaaaccttctTTATGCATGAATTCAAAAAATGCAATTTATGCATGCTATAAAGCCCTTTTATTAATATGAAAACACTCAAAGTCGTAaattatcaatataatatttttaataaatgcaacttacaatttatttttattccatAAAGAGTCCCGTTCAAAGTGTGAAAACCAACGGCGAATATAGAGAACCATGTCTGAGGAAAGATCTTTTATTGCGATTCGCAAAGTAAGCTTTGTGGACTCcaccttaaattaattaaattttccGTGTACCATGAGCGTCTTTGTGTTGGCATTACATGAAATAAGTTAATTAGAATTATTCTTCTGGCCACGGCATGCGTATGATCAGGAATTTGGAGCACATGAGAAGATcgattcttttttttgttgtccTGAAATAATTACATTTGGCTTACTTCTGACTTACTGCCGACTTACATGTGTATGCATTTTCCAGCTCAtatgcaagattttttttttgttgattttagaAGCACTTTCCGTAAGGGGTTTAGGTGCAGTTATCAAAGTATCAGTGAAAAGACCAACAAGTTTTAATTAGAACTATTTAATGATTTCTGACATTTCAGGATAATGGTGGTTCTTATACTAATGTGCATATTGATTTCTCATCAATCATTTTGTTTCATTGGCAATCGGTAACCTTCTGATAGAATTTTCTATGTAATACAGATAGCGTAGTCAATGTGATCGTGCGTCGTTGTGGCTGAACTTCGAAAAATGTCAAgataaaatattgtgtttttcaATTCTAACTGTAGTTATAAAAAGTAAAGTAACATTAACATGAGTTGTAcagtaatttgtgttttttttatcagttgCGAAATTGcgtaccacagtcacacatacggcgcggatagctatgtCTAGCTACGGAAAGAaacatagtaatccgtatcgatccatacctgaaccgtaccttaaagtagtaatccataccaatccgtaccaatccgtacggctcaggtacgaatcgatacggattactacgtttctatccgtggctagacgtagctatccgcgccgtatgtgtgactggggtagtTTTAGAAAGga from Mercenaria mercenaria strain notata chromosome 2, MADL_Memer_1, whole genome shotgun sequence carries:
- the LOC123562542 gene encoding rhodopsin, GQ-coupled-like — protein: MNDSFETTAFDVISTLSAATSDADTTWSTSAASSGSVTSAVTATATALTTNIVETTTHLFDTYTVFRHPHWRNFPLVSDEWHYLIGVCITIVGFTGIFGNSLVIWMFTREKSLRTSSNMFIVNLAISDLTFSIVNGFPLFSISAFNKKWIFGNAACEFYGLIGGIFGLMSINTMVAIAFDRYQAIARPLHVAKFMTRKRAFLMIVVVWIWSFVSATPPIFGWGRYITEGFGTSCTFDYLTRTDNNRSFIFFLYIFGFAVPLGIIFVCYAMIIRAVKLHEIEMKKTAKKLNAEMRTNQDKKNMEIKVAKIAMSILILYLLSWLPYATVALIGMFGDASFVTPFWAEIPVLFAKASAMHNPLVYALSHPKFRTAIQNRLPWLACCCKPETQTPTPSGTYRDRNASKRSVSSVTGAASVSSEMSEIGESMYTDMEFRLRKLEEEQSAKRDPRVMSKRKGNKDKVADQVVEHADDIPAGRIIQDLAHALVEVTARERPTNQAVRPVYLPSNILQGKTADSKEAADGVFVLDSNTLPELAKYLAKFSNLNSGNPAGVVNQGMEMSPETPTYEIAGARPKTSNTEENNEGLKTDEAQL